The genomic interval CGCAGCCTGGCACGGAGGCTGTCGTCGGGCAGCTAAGATCCTCTTTCCGGCATTAGCGCAGATACAGGAGGAGTTCACGCGGAATTTCTATTTTGGTTTCCAGATCAGGACCTTTTATACACCAAACCTCATCCTCAAGGAACAGATTTCTTCTTGCACGGTGGAACACGGCCTTCGAAGCTGCCGGGTTCAAGAACGCCGTTCAGGCGAGAGATCCGACCCCCGACATGGATCCTCTGGATATTCGCCACGCCTGGCTCCTGTGGATCAACCGGGACCTGCGCGTCGAGCGACGTCTGCGCGTGTCTCCGCGCCTCACGGTCGCGCCCTTCGTCGACGGTTACAATATGTTCAATGCGAACCCCGTACAGAACGTCACGGCCAGCTCAGGATCGGCGGTCCTCCGGCCGACGAACATCGTGCCACCACGCATCATGCGCGTTGGAGCGAAGGTCACCTGGTAGCGCCAGGGTCCGCTGTCAGCACGACGACTGGAGGCAGGACTCGATGAGAAAGAGCCTGATTGGCTTGGCGTTGATCGTTGGTGTCGTGTCGGTCGATGTCATGGGCCAGCGGCGCGGCGAGATGGTCGGCTTCAGCTCCGAGAACGCCGAGAGGACCAGGGCCGCGGAGCGCGTCATGGCAACCGTGCCCGATGCCGCGACGATGGGCGGGTATCACCGCGATCTCACGCGAAGGCCGCATCATGCCGGGAGCGAGCAGAACTACCTGTACGCGGTATACCTTCGCGACAAGCTCGAGGAGTTCGGCTACGAGACCGAGATGGTCAAGTACGACGTCTGGATCCCGTGGCCTCGCGACATGCAGCCGATGAAGATTACTCTTACCGCGCCGACGCGCGAGGAGATCTCGACGGTCGAGCCCCCCATCGACGGCGATCCCGATACGTTTGTCGAGGGCACCGCCGATACGATAGCGAGGTACCTGGACGACCTGATCGCCATCGATCGCGATGGGAAGGTGGGCCAATCGATCCGCGACGTGGCTACCGCCACGGCGCGCTTTCGCGGCGCCAGTGTGGCGGCCAACGGGGCATTCGAGGACGTGCTGGGAAAGGGATCCGACTGGCTGGACGGCCAGAGCACCGCCCTGCACGTGCTGAACGGCCTCATCATGCAGGCCGAGCGGGACTTCCTGGACGAGCGTGGGCTGCCGCGGCGGCCGAATGCCAAGCTATTTCGGAGACACCGCACTAGCCAGTAGGGGAACTGCGTATTTGACCGACGAGCAACGACGTCAGGCGGATGCCCCGCCCGGGAGTTATGTCGCGAATCACTGAGACAGGACACTAGCTCACAGACTCTTTGGCCATTTCTGCCGACCGTGGAAAACTGCGATGACCTCGAGACGATCGCCTCGCAGCCTGTAGGGAATCACGTATGGTGTGCCCGGCACGACCCGTTCCCGCGTACCAGCGATTCGACCGGGACGGCCAAGATTCGGCAGCTCCACGAGGCGGTCGACAGCATCGAGCAGTGCGGCAGCGATTCGATTAGCGGCGTTGGGGTTGTCACGCGCGATGTACGAGCGGAGGTGAGCCAGGTGCTCGATGGCCCGCAGCGACCAGACGATGATCACCCGCGAGGCGCCTTTCGCTCATTCTTCCGACCCCACGAACGGAGCCAGTTCGCGACATCTTTGTGCGGGACACCCCGGCCCTCATCGAGCTCCTTGATCCCAGTCTGAATTTCATCGAGCTGCCAGCTCTCCGCCTCGACGAAGGCGGCAATCGCTTCGCAGGCAAGGAACGACTTCGAGCGCCGAGAACGTTTCGCGAGCGCCTCGAGGCGCTTCTTGGTGTCC from Luteitalea sp. carries:
- a CDS encoding ribbon-helix-helix protein, CopG family; its protein translation is MSTTLSVRIDTDTKKRLEALAKRSRRSKSFLACEAIAAFVEAESWQLDEIQTGIKELDEGRGVPHKDVANWLRSWGRKNERKAPRG
- a CDS encoding type II toxin-antitoxin system RelE/ParE family toxin, with amino-acid sequence MIIVWSLRAIEHLAHLRSYIARDNPNAANRIAAALLDAVDRLVELPNLGRPGRIAGTRERVVPGTPYVIPYRLRGDRLEVIAVFHGRQKWPKSL